The Polaromonas sp. SP1 DNA window CTACACCAGCCGCACCTTCGGCACCTTTGTGATGGAAGGCGCCGCCATGCTGGGCGAAGGCATACCCGCCGCCGCGATTGAAAACGCCGGCTTGCAGGCCGGCATGCCGGTAGGCCCGCTGGCCGTGCTGGATGAAACCGCGCTGTCGCTGAGCGTGCATGTGCTGGACCAGACACGCACCGACTTCACCGCCGAAGGAAAAACCTACACCGCCACGCCCGGCGAGCTGCTGGTCGAGCGCATGGTGAAAGAGTTAAAACGCCCCGGGCGCGCTGCCGGCGGTGGCTTTTACGACTACCCCACAGAGCCGGGGGCGAAGAAGCACCTGTGGCCTGAACTCAAAGCCTTGTTTGAAAAACCCGGTGCGGCCTGGGACATCCACGAACTCAAGGACCGCCTGCTCTACCGCCAGGCGGTGGAAACCGCCCGCTGCCTGAGCGAAGGTGTGCTCACCACCGTGCACGACGCCAATATCGGCTCCATCTTCGGCATCGGCTTTCCGGCCTGGACGGGCGGCGCGATGCAGTTCATTTACGGCATGGGTGTTGACGCCTTTGTCACCCGCTGTGCGGGCTTGGCTGCCAAATTCGGCCCCGGCTTTGCGCTGACGGACGTCGTCAAAGACGCGATTCGCAAGCACCAGCCGGTCTATTGAGCTTCACTGTTCACCCTTTTCATTCATCTTCAGCTCCACCTACTCCATCCATTTCATGCCAAGACTCAAGAACAAGATCAGCATCATCACCGGCGGCGCCCAGGGCATAGGCCTGGCCACCGCCCTCAAATTTGCGGAGGAAGGCGCGACCGTGATCGTTTGCGACGTCAAGCAAGCCGGCGTGGACGAAGCCGTCAAACAATGCCAGGCCCTGGGCGCCCAGCCCGTGGGTTATGTGATGGACGTAACGCAACGCGCCATGGTCGATGCCGTGATCGGCAAAGTCAAAGACCAGTTCGGCCGCATCGACGTGCTCGTCAACAACGCCGGCATCACACAGGACGCACGCCTGCAGAAGATGACGCTGGAACAATTCGACAAAGTCATCGACGTCAACCTGCGCGGCGTCTTTCATTGCGCGCAAGCGGTGGCCGACACCATGGTGGCCCAGGGCAGCGGTGTGATCCTCAACGCCAGCTCGGTCGTCGGTATCTACGGGAACTTCGGCCAGACAAATTACGCGGCCAGCAAGTTCGGCGTGATCGGCTTTACGAAAACCTGGAGCCGCGAACTGGGCCCCAAGGGCGTGCGCGTCAATGCAGTGGCGCCGGGCTTTGTCGCGACGCCGATCCTGAACACGATCCCGGACAAGGTGCTCAAGGAGATGGAAGCGCATGTGCCGCTCAGGCGGCTGGGGCGGCCCGAGGAGATTGCAAGCGTCTACGCGTTTCTGGCGAGCGACGAGGCCAGCTACATCAATGGGGCCGTGATCGAGGTGTCGGGAGGAATGTCGGTTTAAAACGCCGCAAACGCCGACGCTATTTCTTGCGCCTGATGACAAAGGCATTCACGGCCTGCTCAAAGCCCACCGCCGGGTAGTAAGACATGGCGCCGGGTGCAGATAACAGGATGAGGGAAACCTCGTCTCCGATGATTCTTTGCGTCCGGCGAATCAGCTCGGTACCAATGCCTTTGCCTTGAAGCGCTTTGTCCACCGCCAGATCAGACAGGTAGCAGCAATAGCTGTAGTCGGTGAGCGATCGGCTGACACCGACCAGGCGACCGACCTGCCATGCAGAAATAACGAGGCTGGGAGCCGCAAACATGCGTGCAATCCGGGGCAGATCAGCGGTTGGCCGCGTGATGCCGGAGGCGTCGAAAACGCGTGCTACCTCTACAGGGTCCAGCGGGTAGTTGTGACGGTACTCAATCGTGCTTTCTGACATGGCGCCCTGGAAGATGTGGTGACGGTTCTGCCATTAATTCTAGGTGGGCAGGTTGCGCCCGTTCGCCGAGGCGCAGAAGGCAGGCCAGGCAAAAAAAAGCCCGGACAAACCGGGCCGTAATCTGGCATGGCCAGAGGGAGGGATGCGGCCCTGAGGCCGCAAGCTCAATTTAGCCGGTTACATCACGGGGGCTTGTAGGAGAATGTCCCAAAAAAGCCCTTTTCATGATCGTCAACCCCTCTGATGTCATCGACGACCTCATCCAGCGCATCACCTCCATCGTGCTGCGGACCTATGAGGTAGAGCAACTGCTGCCGCACGACAGCGCCGAGCGCCTCTCGCTGGCCAGCCACGAACTGATCAGCGCCGTCTCCACCGATACGGGGCATATCGAGTTCTCCTGTGAGCTGCTCCTCAAAGCCGAAGAGCGGCGCAGCTCCTTCCTGGTGAAAGTCCAGGGCCGCGCCGCCTATGAAACGCCGATGTGGCGCATCAACGAAATCGATGATGTTGTTGTCGACCCGCAAGACCGCGGAGACTCTGGATTTGCCGGCCTGAACTGAAAGCGGCGGACCTAGGCGCCGGCGGCGCGAAGATCGTTGGCGTCGTACAACCTGCTCACATTTCGGCAGCCTTCCCTGACAAAGAAAATCCACCGGCCTTCCTTCTGATGCCAGCAGAGGCCTCGCACCGTCGCTGTGCCGCGCGCCCTATCGTCCTGCGCCGCGATCACTTCAACGATTTGCCCCTTGGCAAACTCAGGGGGCGGCTTTCCCTGCGTGACCTCTTCTTCCGGCAAATTGAGCGCGATCGCATGAAACGCCGGCGTTGCACTCAACGCAGCTTGCAGCTCCGACCGGTTGACACCCAGGGAGAAACCCAGGCTCATGTACCAAACCACGGCCGCTTTGGTTTCGGTGTCAGCCAGCCCGGCGATCTCCAGCTTTCGTTTCAATTGACGGGTGAGCCATTCAAGGCGCGTACGGCCAGGTGCTATGGGCGGGTCGTTCGGGCCCACGGCCGAAGGGGCAAAGAGTTGAGGTTTCAAGAAAGCTCCAGATAGATGTTGGAGCTGATTGAAACGGGGCAACTGGGGCGACGGGGTTAAACGTCCTGAAATAAAACACAAAACGCGCAAGGGGAGTTGGCCCAGCGGATTCAATTTACTTGACTTTGTCAATCAATTGATTGACGATAGCCGCCATGACACCGTCAAACACCCTCGCCCCCTCTTCTTCTGCAACGGCCGACACGGCCCGCATCAAGGCGATCCGCCAATTCAACCGCTTCTACACGCAGCGCATCGGCGTACTTGACCCTTACCTGGGCAGCGAGTTTTCGCTGACGGAGGTGCGGGTGCTGTACGAACTGGCCCACCGCGACCAGCCCACCGCGACGGAGCTCGGGCGCGACCTGTCGCTGGACGCGGGCTACCTGAGCCGCATCCTGCGGCGCTTTGAAAGCAAGGGCTGGCTGGCGCGCGTGCCCTCGATGGCGGACGCGCGGCAAAGCCTTTTGAAGCTGACGGACGCCGGGCACGCCGTGTTTGCGCCGCTGCAGCAGCAATCGCGCGACGAGGCGGCCGCCCTGCTGGCGGCACTGGCGCCGGCCGACCAGCAAAAGCTGGTAAGCGCCATGACCACGGTGCAGCGCCTGCTGGCCGGCCCGGACGCGCCGGCCGCAACGCGCACCGTGATCCTGCGCGACCCGAAGCCCGGCGACATGGGCTGGGTGGTGCAGCAGCACGGCGAGATCTACGCGCGCGAGTACGGCTGGAACGGCGAGTTCGAGGCGCTGGTGGCCGACATCGCGGGCAAATACCTCAAGAACTACCAGCCGGACTGGGAAAAATGCTGGATCGCCGAGATCGACGGGGAACGGGTGGGTGCGGTGTTTGTGGTGCGCAAATCGGCCACGGTGGCACAGCTGCGCATGCTGATCCTCACGCCGGGCGCGCGCGGGCTGGGCCTGGGCGGGCGGCTGACGGACGAATGCCTGGCGTTTGCGCGCGCCAGGGGCTACAAAAAAATGGTGCTCTGGACCAACAGCCTGCTGGAAGCGGCCCGCGCCATTTATGCAAAGCGCGGTTTTGTGCTGACCCAAAGCGAGCCCCACCACAGCTTCGGGCATGACCTGGTGGGGGAAACCTGGGAACTACGTCTCTAGGTGGCTCCAGCGGCACCCGGGCGCCGGTAACGACGCCACCCATCGCCAAACGCGGGCGCCGCCGGAAAATTCAAGCAATTCAGGCGTCCAGCCAGCGTCCTGATTAGGCCTTTAGCTATCTTTTTAGTAGCACTGAAGTCTCCTCGGCTTAGCGGT harbors:
- a CDS encoding GNAT family N-acetyltransferase — translated: MSESTIEYRHNYPLDPVEVARVFDASGITRPTADLPRIARMFAAPSLVISAWQVGRLVGVSRSLTDYSYCCYLSDLAVDKALQGKGIGTELIRRTQRIIGDEVSLILLSAPGAMSYYPAVGFEQAVNAFVIRRKK
- the fabG gene encoding 3-oxoacyl-ACP reductase FabG, translating into MPRLKNKISIITGGAQGIGLATALKFAEEGATVIVCDVKQAGVDEAVKQCQALGAQPVGYVMDVTQRAMVDAVIGKVKDQFGRIDVLVNNAGITQDARLQKMTLEQFDKVIDVNLRGVFHCAQAVADTMVAQGSGVILNASSVVGIYGNFGQTNYAASKFGVIGFTKTWSRELGPKGVRVNAVAPGFVATPILNTIPDKVLKEMEAHVPLRRLGRPEEIASVYAFLASDEASYINGAVIEVSGGMSV
- a CDS encoding MarR family winged helix-turn-helix transcriptional regulator — encoded protein: MTPSNTLAPSSSATADTARIKAIRQFNRFYTQRIGVLDPYLGSEFSLTEVRVLYELAHRDQPTATELGRDLSLDAGYLSRILRRFESKGWLARVPSMADARQSLLKLTDAGHAVFAPLQQQSRDEAAALLAALAPADQQKLVSAMTTVQRLLAGPDAPAATRTVILRDPKPGDMGWVVQQHGEIYAREYGWNGEFEALVADIAGKYLKNYQPDWEKCWIAEIDGERVGAVFVVRKSATVAQLRMLILTPGARGLGLGGRLTDECLAFARARGYKKMVLWTNSLLEAARAIYAKRGFVLTQSEPHHSFGHDLVGETWELRL